A genome region from Blautia coccoides includes the following:
- a CDS encoding NAD(P)/FAD-dependent oxidoreductase, translating to MGYVILGVGAAGITAAKTIRKADKETEITMISTDEQVHSRCMLHKYLSHERTAEELNFVPEDFFEANHINWIKGKTVSGLDTAEKKVKLTDGGEVSYDKLLIATGAESFIPPVGNLREAGNVFGLRHLRDAAAIDKMAENADKIVIIGSGLVGLDAAYGLMEIGKKVSIVEMADQILPIQLDKTGALEYQKRFESAGASFYLGRKAAETKMNKEGRITQVILDNGEALSCDMVIVAAGVRSATAGLEGEGIVVDRGMKVNDHLQTGAADVYAAGDVTGLSGIWPNAQKQGETAALNMMGGNVEYTDRYAVKNTINFFGLVSLCVGVIVPEETDVVIVREDASNYKRVIIRGGKVVGVLLQGDISHAGIWQYLIKNEISISGIEKDIFDLNFGDFYGIKENGEYTWRTAG from the coding sequence ATGGGATATGTGATTTTAGGCGTGGGCGCTGCCGGCATTACTGCAGCGAAGACCATCCGGAAAGCAGATAAAGAGACAGAGATCACTATGATCTCCACAGACGAACAGGTACATTCCCGTTGTATGCTGCACAAGTATTTAAGCCATGAGCGGACAGCAGAAGAACTGAATTTTGTACCGGAAGATTTTTTTGAGGCGAATCATATCAACTGGATAAAAGGGAAAACCGTGTCAGGCCTTGATACGGCAGAGAAGAAAGTCAAACTGACAGACGGCGGGGAAGTGTCTTACGATAAACTGCTGATCGCCACAGGCGCTGAGAGTTTTATACCTCCTGTGGGAAATCTGCGGGAAGCCGGAAATGTGTTTGGACTGCGTCATCTGCGGGATGCGGCTGCCATTGACAAGATGGCGGAAAATGCGGATAAGATCGTCATCATCGGTTCCGGTCTGGTGGGCCTGGATGCGGCCTATGGCCTGATGGAAATAGGGAAAAAGGTGTCCATTGTGGAGATGGCGGATCAGATCCTGCCCATTCAGCTTGACAAAACAGGTGCCTTGGAATATCAGAAACGTTTTGAATCGGCAGGTGCTTCTTTTTATCTGGGAAGAAAAGCTGCTGAAACAAAAATGAATAAAGAAGGCAGGATCACCCAAGTCATCCTGGACAACGGCGAAGCTCTGTCCTGTGATATGGTGATCGTGGCAGCAGGCGTGAGAAGCGCGACTGCAGGTTTGGAAGGCGAGGGTATAGTCGTTGACCGGGGAATGAAAGTAAACGATCATCTGCAGACCGGTGCAGCAGACGTCTATGCGGCCGGGGATGTGACGGGACTTTCCGGTATCTGGCCCAATGCCCAGAAACAGGGAGAAACGGCTGCCCTGAATATGATGGGCGGAAATGTGGAATACACAGACCGCTATGCAGTCAAAAACACCATTAACTTCTTCGGCTTGGTTTCCCTCTGCGTAGGCGTGATCGTGCCGGAGGAGACAGATGTGGTGATTGTCAGAGAAGACGCGAGCAACTATAAACGTGTGATAATCCGTGGCGGAAAAGTAGTCGGCGTGCTTCTTCAGGGAGATATCTCCCATGCCGGTATCTGGCAGTATCTCATCAAAAACGAGATTTCCATTTCAGGCATTGAAAAGGATATATTTGATCTGAATTTCGGAGATTTTTACGGTATCAAGGAGAATGGAGAATATACCTGGCGCACCGCGGGCTGA
- a CDS encoding 4Fe-4S dicluster domain-containing protein, whose protein sequence is MKRIMVDASKCDGCKSCSLACMQAHRETPGTIYDLDVTDISNETRNYIYKNPQGGYTPIFCRHCDQPECVMSCMSGALTKDEKTGHVQYNEKKCGSCFMCVMNCPYGVLKPDEKTHLKVIKCDFCIDKGEEPSCVKACPKEAIWIEEV, encoded by the coding sequence ATGAAGAGAATAATGGTAGATGCCAGTAAATGTGACGGCTGTAAAAGCTGCTCCCTGGCCTGCATGCAGGCGCACCGGGAAACTCCGGGGACAATTTATGACCTGGACGTGACAGACATTTCCAATGAAACCAGAAATTATATTTATAAAAATCCGCAGGGCGGCTATACACCTATTTTCTGCCGCCACTGCGACCAGCCGGAGTGTGTGATGTCCTGCATGAGCGGGGCACTCACAAAGGATGAGAAGACCGGCCACGTGCAGTATAACGAGAAAAAATGCGGTTCCTGCTTCATGTGTGTCATGAACTGTCCATATGGAGTTTTGAAACCGGATGAAAAGACTCACTTAAAAGTGATCAAATGTGATTTCTGCATTGACAAAGGCGAGGAACCCAGTTGTGTAAAAGCCTGTCCAAAAGAGGCGATCTGGATAGAGGAGGTGTAG
- the cooS gene encoding anaerobic carbon-monoxide dehydrogenase catalytic subunit, translated as MNQCFGCNTCASADKKLEGYIRELPMETSHHRVEGQSTKCGFGLQGVCCRLCANGPCRITPKAPRGICGATADVIVARNFLRAVASGSGCYIHIVENTALNVKKTAMAKGEIKGEKSLQRLAEIFGVEGKDKWETAQIVAQKVLDDLYKPEYEKMELVEKMAYAPRFKKWQELDILPGGAKGEVFHGVVKCSTNLNSDPVDMLTDCLKLGISTGIYGLTLTNLLNDVLLGEPELRLAPVGLRVIDPDYINIMITGHQHTIFVDLQERLTSKEAVEKAKAAGAKGFKLVGCTCVGQDLQLRGAHYTEVFDGHAGNNYSSEAVLATGGIDAVLSEFNCTLPGIEPICEELKIKQICLDDVAKKANAELKPYVFEEREKQSEEIIDEIIAAYKERRGSVPLNLMPEHGNDNTLTGVSEGSLKEFLGGNWKPLIDLIVSGDIKGIAGVVGCSNLTAGGHDVLTVEMTKELIAKDILVLTAGCSSGGIENCGLMTPEAAKYAGPKLRAVCEKLNIPPVLNFGPCLAIGRLEIVATELAEAIGVDIPQLPLVLSAAQWLEEQALADGCFGLALGLPLHLGLPPFVTGSKLVTKVLTEDMKSLTGGQVIINGDAKESADILDKIIEEKRAGLNI; from the coding sequence ATGAATCAGTGTTTTGGATGTAACACATGTGCAAGTGCGGATAAGAAACTGGAGGGGTATATCCGGGAGCTGCCTATGGAGACTTCACATCACAGGGTGGAAGGACAGAGTACAAAGTGCGGGTTTGGTCTGCAGGGTGTCTGTTGCAGGCTTTGTGCAAACGGACCGTGCAGGATCACACCTAAGGCGCCGAGAGGAATCTGTGGTGCTACGGCAGATGTGATCGTTGCTCGTAATTTCCTGAGAGCTGTGGCAAGCGGGTCAGGATGTTATATACATATTGTGGAGAATACAGCGCTGAATGTGAAAAAGACAGCTATGGCAAAAGGCGAGATCAAAGGAGAAAAATCTCTCCAGAGATTAGCTGAGATTTTCGGCGTGGAAGGAAAAGATAAGTGGGAGACCGCCCAGATCGTTGCCCAGAAGGTACTGGATGATTTATATAAACCGGAATATGAAAAGATGGAACTGGTGGAGAAGATGGCTTATGCTCCCAGATTCAAAAAGTGGCAGGAGCTTGACATTTTGCCGGGCGGCGCTAAAGGTGAGGTGTTCCATGGGGTTGTGAAATGTTCCACAAACCTGAATTCAGATCCTGTGGATATGCTGACAGACTGTCTGAAGCTTGGAATTTCTACTGGTATTTACGGACTGACACTGACAAATCTTTTGAATGACGTTCTGCTTGGTGAGCCGGAGCTGAGACTGGCGCCTGTGGGACTCAGAGTGATCGATCCAGATTATATAAACATCATGATCACAGGACATCAGCACACTATTTTTGTGGATCTGCAGGAGAGACTGACTTCAAAAGAAGCTGTAGAGAAAGCAAAGGCAGCAGGGGCAAAAGGATTTAAGCTGGTTGGATGTACCTGCGTGGGACAGGATCTGCAGCTCCGCGGAGCACATTACACAGAAGTGTTTGACGGTCATGCCGGAAACAACTACAGCAGTGAGGCTGTGCTGGCAACAGGTGGTATTGATGCAGTGCTCTCTGAGTTTAACTGTACACTTCCGGGTATTGAGCCGATCTGCGAAGAGCTGAAGATCAAACAGATCTGTCTGGATGATGTGGCAAAGAAGGCCAATGCAGAGCTGAAACCTTATGTATTTGAAGAGAGAGAAAAACAGAGTGAAGAGATCATAGATGAGATCATTGCCGCTTATAAGGAGAGAAGAGGCAGTGTGCCGCTGAATCTTATGCCAGAACACGGAAATGACAATACGCTTACAGGCGTGAGCGAAGGCTCCTTAAAAGAATTCCTGGGCGGAAACTGGAAACCACTCATCGATTTGATCGTCTCAGGGGATATCAAAGGTATTGCCGGTGTGGTTGGCTGTTCCAACCTGACAGCAGGCGGACATGATGTTCTGACTGTGGAAATGACAAAAGAACTGATTGCAAAAGATATTCTGGTGCTGACAGCGGGCTGTTCTTCAGGAGGTATTGAGAACTGCGGACTGATGACACCGGAAGCAGCCAAGTATGCAGGACCGAAGCTTCGTGCTGTCTGCGAAAAACTGAACATCCCGCCGGTTCTGAATTTTGGACCTTGTCTTGCTATTGGCCGTCTGGAGATCGTTGCAACAGAGCTTGCAGAGGCAATTGGTGTGGATATCCCTCAGCTTCCGCTGGTACTGTCTGCTGCCCAGTGGCTTGAAGAACAGGCTCTGGCTGACGGATGCTTTGGTCTGGCTTTAGGACTGCCGCTGCACCTGGGACTGCCGCCGTTTGTGACAGGAAGCAAGCTGGTGACAAAGGTGCTGACAGAGGATATGAAATCCCTCACAGGCGGGCAGGTTATCATCAATGGTGACGCAAAAGAGAGCGCTGATATTCTGGATAAGATCATCGAGGAAAAACGTGCAGGCTTAAATATCTGA